The following are encoded in a window of Rhodospirillales bacterium genomic DNA:
- a CDS encoding heparinase II/III family protein, which produces MIGSGAARDPYGSEPPWRGALYGSALWRLWLRRGGAETVVRHVADAVPGDAKLGDALFTGSYSFQGETLISRSQPVWEPEGHSAAWLEDLHGFLWIRELRAAGDELAALHARKLIESWLEAYAEWHPSFWRIDILSNRVSAWTLHADFLLRRADDDFRRRFEAALTAQVRHLVHGARPSRLPFRPIAAARGLLLSARLLSGGAKRLRQAQSLLQQALKTAPGHDPSVSPVPSECVGLLEQLITLRGVLIKCGDEPTAATLAPALRETTACLSTCLLGDHQLGRFHGGVVGEAGQIRRLVNVGRDAGPGSADATGYRRMSVGSTTVLADFGLPPTGGSSAPLAFEMSDADLRMIVNCGPVRMLAAVTGTKLADNAAHSTLSVNGSDARLRSDRRNPMVTAERRPRDDGEEVTGMHRGYEARYGIVHVRRLVLTRDGRTLTGTDTLTGRREHPFAIRFHLHPKVHPIGGGDSHSILLSRSGREWEFRFEGEAALSIEPSVYVDNGGEVADTWQVVLSGRYCSPVTAVTWQLLRSDSK; this is translated from the coding sequence GGCGCCGAGACGGTCGTCCGTCACGTGGCGGATGCGGTACCCGGGGACGCCAAGCTGGGCGACGCTTTGTTCACCGGAAGCTACTCGTTCCAGGGTGAAACGCTCATCTCCCGGAGCCAGCCCGTCTGGGAACCGGAAGGGCACAGTGCCGCTTGGCTGGAAGACCTGCACGGCTTCCTCTGGATTCGCGAATTGCGCGCCGCCGGGGACGAGCTCGCGGCCCTGCACGCGCGAAAGCTGATCGAGTCGTGGCTCGAGGCCTACGCGGAATGGCATCCAAGCTTCTGGCGCATCGACATCCTGAGCAACCGCGTGTCGGCCTGGACGCTGCATGCGGATTTCTTGCTGCGGCGGGCGGACGATGACTTTCGCCGACGCTTCGAAGCGGCTCTGACGGCGCAGGTTCGCCACCTGGTGCATGGTGCCCGCCCCTCGCGTCTCCCGTTCCGACCCATAGCCGCCGCGCGCGGGCTCCTGCTGTCGGCCCGGCTGCTGAGTGGCGGCGCCAAGCGCCTGCGGCAGGCGCAATCCCTCTTGCAGCAGGCGCTCAAGACGGCGCCGGGCCACGATCCATCGGTCTCTCCCGTACCGTCCGAGTGCGTGGGATTGCTCGAGCAGCTGATCACGCTACGCGGGGTCCTGATCAAATGCGGCGACGAGCCTACGGCGGCGACTCTCGCTCCGGCGCTCCGCGAAACGACGGCCTGTCTCAGCACCTGCCTGTTGGGAGACCACCAGCTTGGGCGGTTCCATGGCGGCGTGGTCGGCGAAGCCGGGCAGATTCGCCGCCTGGTGAACGTCGGTAGGGATGCCGGACCTGGTTCGGCCGACGCGACCGGTTACCGGCGGATGTCCGTCGGCAGCACCACGGTCCTCGCAGACTTCGGGCTTCCCCCGACGGGCGGGAGTAGCGCGCCGCTCGCCTTCGAAATGAGCGACGCCGACCTGCGCATGATCGTCAATTGCGGTCCGGTCCGGATGCTTGCCGCCGTGACGGGCACCAAGCTGGCGGACAATGCCGCGCATTCCACGCTGTCGGTCAACGGCAGCGATGCGCGACTGCGGTCCGACCGGCGCAACCCGATGGTGACGGCGGAACGGCGCCCGCGGGACGACGGCGAAGAGGTGACCGGCATGCACCGGGGGTACGAAGCGCGCTACGGGATCGTTCACGTGCGAAGGCTGGTACTCACCCGCGACGGCCGGACGTTGACCGGCACGGATACGTTGACGGGGCGCCGCGAGCATCCGTTCGCGATCCGGTTTCACTTGCATCCGAAGGTGCACCCGATCGGCGGCGGGGATTCACATTCGATTCTGCTCAGCCGGAGCGGGCGCGAGTGGGAGTTCCGGTTCGAGGGTGAAGCCGCGTTGTCGATCGAGCCGTCGGTCTACGTGGACAACGGCGGGGAGGTCGCGGACACCTGGCAGGTGGTGCTCTCCGGTCGCTACTGCAGCCCAGTCACCGCGGTCACGTGGCAGTTGCTCCGCTCGGACAGCAAGTGA
- a CDS encoding ketoacyl-ACP synthase III, with product MQIADIEYRLGSRTETLEDLGALNPHWRIERLHAKTGVSTRRVASPEETATVLAEDAARQLLERVDPASLDGLIHVTQSPESTLPTTACLLQERLGLPSTLLAFDLIQGCSGFVYGLSVAASLIANAHPARILLICTDHYSRYISRYDRTSRPIFGDGAAACVVERDGPGTIGPFVFTTEGSGAPYLTLTPNNGVADVDGPVLFMDGPKVLAFTLRVVPDAVRELLERADLIQDDIDLFVFHQASAVVLDRLREQLGVVPEKWFQNLDGVGNTVSATIPIALRQAQEQGRLQAGMTVLVMGFGVGLSLAGCVIRT from the coding sequence TTGCAGATCGCAGATATTGAGTACCGGCTGGGTTCCCGGACCGAGACCCTCGAAGACCTCGGCGCGCTGAACCCTCACTGGCGAATCGAGCGCTTGCACGCCAAGACTGGCGTCAGCACCCGGCGCGTGGCGTCGCCGGAGGAAACCGCGACCGTGCTCGCCGAGGACGCTGCGCGCCAGCTCCTCGAGCGGGTTGATCCCGCGTCTCTGGACGGCCTGATCCATGTTACACAGTCTCCGGAGTCGACCCTGCCGACCACGGCCTGCCTCCTGCAGGAACGGCTCGGACTGCCCAGCACGCTCCTCGCCTTCGATCTCATTCAGGGATGTTCCGGCTTCGTGTACGGACTGTCGGTCGCGGCGTCGCTGATCGCCAATGCTCACCCTGCCCGCATCCTGCTGATCTGTACGGACCACTACAGCCGCTACATCTCGCGCTACGACCGTACGTCGCGGCCGATCTTCGGCGACGGGGCAGCGGCCTGCGTCGTGGAACGAGACGGACCCGGCACGATCGGGCCTTTCGTGTTCACCACCGAGGGATCCGGCGCCCCCTACCTCACGCTCACCCCGAACAACGGGGTAGCCGACGTCGATGGGCCAGTCCTGTTCATGGATGGTCCGAAGGTGCTCGCCTTCACCCTCCGCGTGGTGCCCGATGCCGTTCGGGAGCTGCTCGAGCGCGCGGATCTGATCCAGGACGATATCGACCTGTTCGTCTTTCATCAGGCGAGCGCCGTGGTTCTCGATCGCCTCCGTGAACAGCTGGGCGTGGTCCCGGAGAAATGGTTCCAGAACCTCGACGGCGTCGGTAACACCGTCTCCGCGACGATCCCCATCGCGCTGCGGCAGGCGCAGGAGCAGGGTCGCCTGCAGGCCGGCATGACGGTGCTGGTCATGGGGTTCGGCGTCGGCCTGTCGCTCGCCGGCTGCGTCATCCGTACCTGA
- a CDS encoding 3'(2'),5'-bisphosphate nucleotidase CysQ, which yields MALTLPDDRGIGEIERAMRAAGQAIVAVRAAGAADPEFKSDGSPVTEADRRADAILVHALQALDPDTPVVSEERQRPAGLDAAARHWLIDPLDGTRSFLAGGNDFTINVGLVIGGEPVFGSMLDPVGGRFYWGGVNVAARAADADGNHTMLRVRPCPADGPTVLTSRWHEAAFERSMGRIEGGRRESMSSALKFCRVAEGTADLYPRPGRTMEWDTAAGHAIVVAAGGAVSQLAGGQLRYGKPSRENPAFLVEGSPDWRRFLRPRDRSAGAS from the coding sequence ATGGCGTTGACCCTGCCGGACGACAGAGGCATCGGCGAGATCGAGCGGGCGATGCGCGCCGCCGGCCAGGCGATCGTGGCGGTCCGTGCAGCCGGCGCGGCCGACCCCGAGTTCAAGTCCGACGGATCGCCTGTGACCGAGGCGGATCGCAGGGCCGACGCCATCCTGGTGCATGCGCTGCAGGCTCTCGACCCGGACACCCCGGTGGTGAGCGAGGAGCGCCAGCGCCCGGCGGGCCTCGACGCCGCTGCCCGTCACTGGCTGATCGACCCGCTCGATGGAACCCGAAGCTTCCTCGCGGGAGGAAACGATTTCACGATCAATGTCGGGCTGGTGATCGGCGGCGAACCGGTGTTCGGCAGCATGCTGGACCCTGTCGGCGGCCGGTTCTACTGGGGCGGCGTCAACGTGGCGGCGCGCGCCGCCGACGCGGACGGAAACCACACCATGCTGCGGGTGCGCCCGTGCCCGGCCGACGGGCCCACGGTTCTGACGAGTCGCTGGCACGAGGCCGCGTTCGAGCGCAGCATGGGGCGAATCGAGGGGGGACGGCGTGAATCCATGAGCAGTGCGTTGAAATTCTGCCGCGTGGCCGAGGGGACCGCCGACCTGTATCCCCGGCCCGGTCGCACCATGGAGTGGGACACGGCGGCCGGCCACGCCATCGTGGTGGCCGCCGGCGGGGCCGTCTCGCAGCTGGCCGGCGGCCAGCTCCGCTATGGCAAGCCATCGCGGGAGAATCCTGCGTTCCTGGTCGAGGGCTCTCCGGACTGGCGCCGGTTTCTCCGTCCCCGCGACCGCTCGGCGGGTGCTTCGTGA